One genomic region from Streptomyces sp. NBC_00582 encodes:
- a CDS encoding aldose epimerase family protein, whose product MSEHFGTLSDGTPVHRWTLERAGTRVRVLSYGGIVQSVEVPDRDGRTADVVLGFADLEGYLTHPEPFLGALIGRYANRIGQARFPLEGLTYALEPNNAPNSLHGGPHGFDKRVWEVEPVGHGLRLSRVSPHGEEGFPGRLEISATYTLDASGALRLVYEAVTDAPTVVNLTNHSYFNLGGPDSGDAGGHELRLAASRYTPVDAALIPTGELAEVAGTRFDFRTARKTGSGYDHNFVLDKGVTAAPQEVAELHDPASGRVLTVSTTEPGIQVYTADHLGEPFTPCQGIALETQHFPDSPNRPEFPTTVLRPGEVYRSETVYGFGTR is encoded by the coding sequence ATGAGCGAACACTTCGGAACACTTTCCGATGGCACCCCGGTTCACCGCTGGACCCTGGAGCGGGCGGGCACCCGGGTGCGGGTGCTGTCGTACGGCGGGATCGTCCAGTCCGTGGAGGTCCCGGACCGGGACGGGCGGACGGCGGACGTGGTGCTGGGGTTCGCGGACCTGGAGGGCTATCTCACCCACCCGGAGCCCTTCCTCGGCGCCCTGATCGGCCGGTACGCGAACCGGATCGGGCAGGCCCGCTTCCCGCTGGAGGGGCTGACGTACGCCCTGGAGCCCAACAACGCGCCGAACTCCCTGCACGGCGGTCCGCACGGCTTCGACAAGCGGGTGTGGGAGGTGGAGCCGGTCGGGCACGGGCTGCGGCTGAGCCGGGTCAGCCCGCACGGCGAGGAGGGCTTCCCGGGGCGGCTGGAGATCTCGGCGACGTACACACTGGACGCCTCGGGGGCGCTGCGGCTCGTCTACGAGGCGGTCACCGACGCGCCGACGGTGGTGAACCTGACCAACCACAGCTACTTCAACCTGGGCGGCCCGGACAGCGGGGACGCCGGGGGCCATGAGCTGCGGCTGGCCGCCTCGCGGTACACCCCGGTCGACGCCGCGCTGATCCCGACCGGGGAGCTCGCGGAGGTGGCCGGCACCCGCTTCGACTTCCGTACGGCCCGCAAGACCGGTTCCGGCTACGACCACAACTTCGTGCTGGACAAGGGTGTGACGGCCGCGCCGCAGGAGGTGGCCGAGCTGCACGACCCGGCGAGCGGGCGGGTGCTGACGGTGTCGACGACCGAGCCGGGGATCCAGGTGTACACCGCGGACCATCTGGGCGAGCCGTTCACGCCGTGCCAGGGGATCGCGCTGGAGACCCAGCACTTCCCCGACTCCCCGAACCGCCCGGAGTTCCCCACGACGGTGCTGCGGCCGGGCGAGGTGTACCGGTCGGAGACGGTGTACGGCTTCGGGACCCGCTGA
- a CDS encoding SGNH/GDSL hydrolase family protein yields the protein MRMRNRRVRAVLAITSAAVLGLAGCDAPGGGDGSGTGVRKARASRAPLWDTSPVSMAAVGDSITRGFDACTVLQDCPEVSWATGASAEVNSLAVRLLGASKAATHSWNYAVTGARMVDLTGQITQAVAEKPQLVTVMAGANDACRESPAAMTPVADFRAEFEEALRTLRRSLPKAQVYVASVPNLKRLWSQGRTNALGKQIWKLGICPSMLGDADALDAVATARRETVQRRVEDYNEVLEEVCAKDERCRFDGGAVYAFRFGADQLSHWDWFHPSKDGQARLAEIAYRKVTEPVR from the coding sequence ATGCGGATGCGAAACCGGCGGGTGCGGGCGGTGCTCGCGATCACCAGCGCGGCCGTCCTCGGGCTGGCCGGCTGTGACGCGCCGGGCGGGGGCGACGGCTCGGGCACGGGGGTGCGCAAGGCGAGGGCCTCCCGGGCGCCGTTGTGGGACACGAGCCCGGTGTCGATGGCGGCGGTGGGCGACTCCATCACCCGTGGTTTCGACGCCTGTACGGTCCTCCAGGACTGTCCGGAGGTGTCCTGGGCGACGGGTGCGAGCGCCGAGGTGAACAGTCTCGCGGTACGGCTGCTGGGCGCGTCGAAGGCGGCCACGCACAGTTGGAACTACGCGGTGACGGGGGCCCGGATGGTGGATCTGACGGGCCAGATCACCCAGGCGGTGGCGGAGAAACCGCAGCTCGTGACGGTGATGGCGGGGGCGAACGACGCCTGCCGGGAGTCGCCGGCGGCGATGACGCCGGTGGCCGACTTCCGGGCGGAGTTCGAGGAGGCGCTGCGCACGCTGCGCCGGTCGCTGCCGAAGGCGCAGGTGTACGTGGCGAGCGTGCCGAACCTGAAGCGGCTGTGGTCGCAGGGGCGGACCAACGCGCTGGGCAAGCAGATCTGGAAGCTCGGCATCTGTCCTTCGATGCTGGGGGACGCGGACGCGCTGGACGCGGTGGCGACCGCGCGGCGCGAGACCGTGCAGCGCCGGGTGGAGGACTACAACGAGGTGCTGGAGGAGGTCTGCGCGAAGGACGAGCGGTGCCGATTCGACGGCGGCGCGGTGTACGCCTTCCGGTTCGGCGCGGATCAGTTGAGTCACTGGGACTGGTTCCATCCGAGCAAGGACGGGCAGGCGCGGCTCGCGGAGATCGCCTACCGGAAAGTCACCGAGCCGGTCAGGTGA
- a CDS encoding DUF3145 domain-containing protein — translation MTTRGVLYVHSAPRALCPHVEWAIAGVLGTRVNLDWIRQPAAPGTWRSEFSFKGQAGTASKLASALRGWHLLRFEVTAEPCATAEGERYSCTPDLGIFHAVTGIHGDILIPEDRLRAALLRSQRGETDLEAELSKLLGKPWDDELEPFRYAGEGAPVRWLHQVV, via the coding sequence GTGACGACACGTGGAGTTCTGTACGTGCACTCCGCGCCGCGCGCGCTGTGCCCGCACGTCGAATGGGCCATCGCCGGGGTGCTCGGCACGCGCGTCAACCTCGACTGGATCCGGCAGCCCGCCGCGCCCGGCACCTGGCGCTCGGAGTTCTCCTTCAAGGGCCAGGCCGGCACCGCCTCCAAGCTCGCCTCCGCGCTCCGCGGCTGGCACCTGCTCCGCTTCGAGGTCACCGCCGAACCCTGCGCCACCGCCGAGGGCGAGCGCTACAGCTGCACCCCCGACCTCGGCATCTTCCACGCCGTCACCGGCATCCACGGCGACATCCTCATCCCCGAGGACCGTCTGCGCGCGGCCCTGCTGCGCAGCCAGCGCGGCGAGACGGACCTCGAGGCCGAACTGTCCAAGCTCCTGGGCAAGCCCTGGGACGACGAGCTCGAGCCGTTCCGGTACGCGGGCGAGGGAGCCCCGGTCCGCTGGCTGCACCAGGTCGTCTGA
- a CDS encoding beta-ketoacyl-[acyl-carrier-protein] synthase family protein, which produces MSPTNRTVVVTGIGATTPLGGDAASTWEGLVAGKSGVKVLEQEWAADQAVRIAAPVAVEPLEVIPRPQARKLDRSAQFALIAAQEAWKDAGFTGKAGEDGSDGAVDPDRLGAVIASGIGGVTTLLDQYDVLKEKGVRRVSPHTVPMLMPNSPSANVGLLVGARAGVHTPVSACASGAEAIGYAIEMIRTGRADVVVAGGTEAAIHPLPIAAFGNMMAMSKNNENPQGASRPYDVARDGFVMGEGAGVIVLESAEHAAKRGARVYAEAVGQGISADSHDIVQPEPEGRGISHALQNLLDRTDLDPSEIVHVNAHATSTPAGDIAELKALRKVFGDDADHMAVSATKSMTGHLLGGAGGVETVATVLALYHRVAPPTINVENLDPEAEANADVVRGEARKLPVEGRIAALNDSFGFGGHNVVLAFRTV; this is translated from the coding sequence GTGAGCCCGACCAATCGCACCGTGGTCGTCACCGGTATCGGCGCAACCACACCGCTGGGTGGCGACGCAGCCTCTACCTGGGAGGGACTGGTCGCCGGCAAGTCCGGTGTCAAGGTCCTGGAGCAGGAGTGGGCGGCCGACCAGGCCGTCCGGATCGCGGCCCCGGTCGCCGTGGAGCCCCTCGAGGTCATCCCGCGTCCGCAGGCCCGCAAGCTGGACCGCTCGGCGCAGTTCGCGCTGATCGCGGCCCAGGAAGCCTGGAAGGACGCCGGTTTCACCGGCAAGGCCGGCGAGGACGGCAGTGACGGCGCGGTCGACCCCGACCGCCTCGGCGCGGTCATCGCCTCCGGCATCGGCGGTGTCACCACCCTCCTCGACCAGTACGACGTGCTGAAGGAGAAGGGCGTCCGCCGGGTCTCCCCGCACACCGTGCCGATGCTGATGCCGAACAGCCCGTCCGCCAACGTGGGTCTGCTCGTGGGCGCCCGCGCCGGTGTGCACACCCCGGTCTCCGCCTGCGCGTCGGGCGCCGAGGCCATCGGCTACGCCATCGAGATGATCCGTACGGGCCGTGCCGACGTCGTGGTCGCCGGTGGTACGGAGGCGGCGATCCACCCGCTGCCCATCGCCGCGTTCGGCAACATGATGGCGATGTCCAAGAACAACGAGAACCCGCAGGGTGCCTCGCGTCCCTACGACGTGGCCCGCGACGGCTTCGTGATGGGTGAGGGCGCCGGTGTGATCGTCCTGGAGTCCGCCGAGCACGCGGCGAAGCGCGGGGCCCGCGTGTACGCCGAGGCGGTCGGGCAGGGCATCTCCGCCGACAGCCACGACATCGTGCAGCCGGAGCCCGAGGGCCGCGGCATCTCGCACGCGCTGCAGAACCTGCTGGACCGCACCGACCTGGACCCGTCGGAGATCGTGCACGTCAACGCGCACGCGACCTCGACGCCGGCCGGTGACATCGCCGAACTGAAGGCGCTGCGCAAGGTCTTCGGCGACGACGCCGACCACATGGCCGTCTCGGCGACCAAGTCCATGACCGGTCATCTGCTGGGTGGTGCGGGCGGTGTCGAGACCGTCGCGACGGTGCTCGCCCTGTACCACCGGGTGGCTCCGCCGACCATCAACGTCGAGAACCTCGACCCCGAGGCCGAGGCCAACGCGGACGTCGTCCGCGGCGAGGCCCGCAAGCTGCCCGTCGAGGGCCGTATCGCCGCGCTGAACGACTCGTTCGGCTTCGGCGGACACAACGTCGTCCTGGCGTTCCGTACGGTCTGA
- a CDS encoding acyl carrier protein: MAATQEEIVAGLADIVNEIAGIPVEDVQLDKSFTDDLDVDSLSMVEVVVAAEERFDVKIPDEDVKNLKTVGDATDYILKHQG, from the coding sequence ATGGCCGCCACTCAGGAAGAGATCGTCGCCGGTCTCGCCGACATCGTGAACGAGATCGCCGGCATCCCGGTTGAGGACGTCCAGCTGGACAAGTCCTTCACCGACGACCTGGACGTCGACTCGCTGTCCATGGTCGAGGTCGTCGTCGCCGCCGAAGAGCGCTTCGACGTCAAGATCCCGGACGAGGACGTCAAGAACCTCAAGACGGTCGGCGACGCGACCGACTACATCCTCAAGCACCAGGGCTGA
- a CDS encoding ketoacyl-ACP synthase III, whose protein sequence is MGKIRPSKGHPYARILGVGGYRPTRVVPNEVILETIDSSDEWIRSRSGIETRHWANDEETVAAMSVEASGKAIADAGITAQQIGAVVVSTVSHFKQTPAVATEIADKLGTDKAAAFDISAGCAGFGYGLTLAKGMVVEGSAEYVLVIGVERLSDLTDLEDRATAFLFGDGAGAVVVGPSAEPAIGPTVWGSEGDKSETIKQTVPWTDYRDGTVEKFPAITQEGQAVFRWAVFEMAKVAKEALDAAGITADELDVFIPHQANERIIDSMVKTLKLPASVKVARDVRTTGNTSAASIPLAMERLLATGEAKSGDTALVIGFGAGLVYAATVVTLP, encoded by the coding sequence ATGGGGAAGATCAGGCCCAGCAAGGGCCATCCGTACGCGCGCATCCTCGGCGTCGGCGGCTACCGGCCCACCCGGGTCGTGCCCAACGAGGTCATCCTGGAGACGATCGACTCCTCCGACGAGTGGATCCGCTCGCGCTCGGGCATCGAGACCCGCCACTGGGCGAACGACGAGGAGACCGTCGCCGCCATGTCGGTGGAGGCGTCGGGCAAGGCGATCGCCGACGCCGGGATCACCGCCCAGCAGATCGGCGCCGTGGTCGTCTCCACCGTCTCGCACTTCAAGCAGACCCCGGCCGTCGCGACCGAGATCGCGGACAAGCTCGGCACGGACAAGGCCGCCGCCTTCGACATCTCGGCCGGCTGCGCGGGCTTCGGTTACGGCCTGACCCTCGCCAAGGGCATGGTCGTCGAGGGCTCCGCCGAGTATGTGCTGGTCATCGGTGTGGAGCGGCTGAGCGATCTGACCGACCTGGAGGACCGGGCCACGGCCTTCCTGTTCGGCGACGGCGCCGGCGCGGTCGTCGTCGGACCCTCCGCCGAGCCGGCGATCGGGCCGACCGTGTGGGGTTCCGAGGGCGACAAGTCGGAGACCATCAAGCAGACCGTGCCGTGGACGGACTACCGCGACGGCACCGTCGAGAAGTTCCCCGCCATCACGCAGGAGGGCCAGGCGGTCTTCCGCTGGGCCGTGTTCGAGATGGCGAAGGTCGCCAAGGAGGCGCTGGACGCCGCCGGCATCACCGCCGACGAGCTGGACGTCTTCATCCCGCACCAGGCCAACGAGCGGATCATCGACTCGATGGTCAAGACTCTCAAGCTGCCGGCGTCCGTCAAGGTCGCCCGTGACGTGCGCACCACCGGCAACACCTCGGCCGCCTCGATCCCGCTCGCGATGGAGCGGCTCCTGGCGACCGGCGAGGCGAAGAGCGGCGACACCGCGCTCGTCATCGGATTCGGGGCGGGTCTCGTCTACGCCGCGACTGTCGTTACCCTCCCCTAG
- a CDS encoding ACP S-malonyltransferase, translating to MLVLVAPGQGAQTPGFLTPWLDLPGVEDRLRALSAAIDLDLVHYGTNADADEIRDTAIAQPLLVAAGIVSATALGDVSPVAVAGHSVGEITAAAFAGVLDDTAALTLVRRRGLAMAEAAAVTETGMSALLGGDPEVSVAHLEKLGLTPANINGAGQIVAAGTLEQLAALSEDKPEGVRKVVPLKVAGAFHTHHMAPAVETLVKAAAELTPADPTVRYVSNKDGATVASGAEVLKRLVGQVANPVRWDLCMETFKELGATAIIEVCPGGTLVGLAKRALPGVKTLALKTPDDLDAARELIAETATPAADAAATA from the coding sequence GTGCTCGTACTCGTCGCTCCCGGCCAGGGCGCCCAGACGCCCGGCTTCCTGACCCCCTGGCTCGACCTCCCCGGTGTCGAGGACCGCCTGCGTGCCCTGTCGGCGGCCATCGACCTCGACCTGGTGCACTACGGCACGAACGCCGACGCGGACGAGATCCGTGACACCGCGATCGCGCAGCCGCTGCTGGTGGCGGCCGGGATCGTCTCCGCCACGGCACTCGGTGACGTGTCGCCGGTCGCGGTCGCCGGTCACAGCGTCGGTGAGATCACCGCGGCCGCCTTCGCAGGCGTCCTCGACGACACCGCCGCGCTGACCCTCGTCCGTCGGCGCGGCCTGGCCATGGCCGAGGCCGCCGCGGTCACCGAGACCGGGATGTCCGCGCTGCTCGGCGGCGACCCCGAGGTGTCCGTCGCGCATCTGGAGAAGCTGGGGCTGACCCCGGCGAACATCAACGGCGCGGGCCAGATCGTCGCCGCGGGCACGCTGGAGCAGCTCGCCGCGCTGAGCGAGGACAAGCCCGAGGGCGTCCGCAAGGTCGTCCCGCTGAAGGTCGCCGGCGCCTTCCACACGCACCACATGGCCCCGGCCGTCGAGACCCTCGTCAAGGCCGCCGCGGAGCTGACCCCGGCCGACCCGACGGTCCGTTACGTCTCGAACAAGGACGGCGCGACGGTCGCCAGCGGTGCCGAGGTGCTGAAGCGGCTGGTCGGCCAGGTCGCCAACCCGGTCCGCTGGGACCTGTGCATGGAGACCTTCAAGGAGCTCGGCGCGACCGCGATCATCGAGGTCTGCCCCGGCGGCACCCTGGTCGGCCTCGCCAAGCGGGCCCTGCCCGGCGTGAAGACGCTCGCGCTGAAGACCCCCGACGACCTCGACGCCGCCCGTGAGCTCATCGCCGAGACCGCGACACCTGCCGCTGACGCGGCGGCCACCGCCTGA
- the fasR gene encoding fatty acid biosynthesis transcriptional regulator FasR produces MPEPEATHPDAAAQAAHPHPATLKRLVKSSGSLAAQAIARMDETLPWYRAMPPENRSWIGLVAQAGIAAFTEWFRHPDAPQAISTDVFGTAPRELTRAITLRQTVEMVRTTIEVMESAIDEVAAPGDEGVLREALLVYAREIAFATAQVYAQAAEARGAWDARLESLVVNAVLSGEADEGAVSRAAALGWNAPEHVCVVLGTAPDGDSELTVEAIRRASRHAKLQVLTGVLGSRLVVIAGGSDNPLAVAKSLIGPFAAGPVVAGPVVPDLLAATRSAQAAAAGLKACSAWQDAPRPVLADDLLPERAIAGDPSAREQLVEEIYRPLEEAGSALLETLSVYLEQASSLEGAARMLFVHPNTVRYRLRRVTDVTGWSPSDVRSAFTLRIALILGRLVDGDPQT; encoded by the coding sequence GTGCCCGAACCCGAAGCCACCCACCCCGACGCCGCAGCGCAGGCCGCCCACCCGCACCCCGCGACCCTGAAGCGGCTGGTGAAGTCCTCCGGAAGCCTCGCCGCGCAGGCCATCGCGCGGATGGACGAGACGCTGCCGTGGTACCGGGCGATGCCCCCGGAGAACCGTTCCTGGATCGGGCTGGTCGCCCAGGCGGGCATCGCCGCCTTCACGGAGTGGTTCCGGCATCCGGACGCCCCGCAGGCGATCTCGACCGATGTGTTCGGGACCGCGCCCAGGGAGCTGACCCGGGCGATCACCCTGCGCCAGACGGTGGAGATGGTGCGCACCACCATCGAGGTCATGGAGTCCGCGATCGACGAGGTCGCGGCCCCCGGGGACGAGGGGGTGCTGCGGGAGGCGCTGCTCGTCTACGCCCGGGAGATCGCCTTCGCCACCGCCCAGGTGTACGCCCAGGCCGCCGAGGCACGCGGTGCCTGGGACGCGCGGCTGGAGTCGCTCGTCGTCAACGCGGTGCTCAGCGGGGAGGCCGACGAGGGCGCGGTGAGCCGGGCCGCGGCGCTCGGCTGGAACGCGCCGGAGCATGTGTGCGTGGTCCTCGGGACCGCTCCCGACGGGGACTCCGAGCTGACCGTCGAGGCCATCCGGCGGGCCTCGCGGCACGCCAAGCTCCAGGTGCTCACCGGTGTGCTCGGCTCGCGGCTGGTCGTCATCGCGGGCGGCAGCGACAATCCGCTCGCCGTCGCCAAGTCCCTGATCGGGCCGTTCGCCGCGGGGCCGGTGGTCGCCGGGCCCGTCGTACCGGACCTTCTGGCGGCCACCCGGTCCGCGCAGGCCGCCGCCGCGGGACTCAAGGCGTGTTCGGCGTGGCAGGACGCGCCACGCCCGGTTCTGGCGGACGATCTGCTTCCGGAACGCGCGATCGCCGGTGATCCCAGTGCGCGCGAGCAGTTGGTGGAGGAGATCTACAGACCGCTGGAGGAGGCCGGCTCGGCGCTGCTGGAGACGCTCTCCGTCTATCTCGAACAGGCGAGCAGTCTGGAGGGCGCGGCACGGATGCTGTTCGTGCATCCCAACACCGTGCGCTACCGGCTTCGACGTGTGACTGACGTCACCGGCTGGTCGCCATCCGATGTACGCTCCGCATTCACCCTGCGGATCGCGCTCATCCTGGGGCGCCTCGTCGACGGGGATCCCCAGACGTAG